In a single window of the Harpia harpyja isolate bHarHar1 chromosome 3, bHarHar1 primary haplotype, whole genome shotgun sequence genome:
- the ERH gene encoding enhancer of rudimentary homolog isoform X2, whose product MSHTILLVQPTKRPEGRTYADYESVNECMEGVCKMYEEHLKRMNPNSPSITYDISQLFDFIDDLADLSCLVYRADTQTYQPYNKDWIKEKIYVLLRRQAQQASK is encoded by the exons ATG tctcacACAATTCTACTTGTCCAGCCTACCAAGAGGCCAGAAGGCAGAACATACGCTGATTATGAATCGGTGAATGAGTGCATGGAAG GAGTCTGTAAAATGTATGAAGAGCATCTGAAGAGAATGAATCCCAACAGTCCATCCATTACATATGATATCAGCCAATTGTTTGACTTCATTGATGACTTGGCAGACCTCAGCTGTCTTGT ttaCCGTGCTGATACTCAGACATACCAACCGTACAATAAAGACTGGATAAAGGAGAAGATCTATGTCCTCCTCCGCAGGCAGGCCCAGCAAGCAAGCAAATAA
- the ERH gene encoding enhancer of rudimentary homolog isoform X1, whose product MGTLSVMSHTILLVQPTKRPEGRTYADYESVNECMEGVCKMYEEHLKRMNPNSPSITYDISQLFDFIDDLADLSCLVYRADTQTYQPYNKDWIKEKIYVLLRRQAQQASK is encoded by the exons ATGGGAACACTATCAGTCATG tctcacACAATTCTACTTGTCCAGCCTACCAAGAGGCCAGAAGGCAGAACATACGCTGATTATGAATCGGTGAATGAGTGCATGGAAG GAGTCTGTAAAATGTATGAAGAGCATCTGAAGAGAATGAATCCCAACAGTCCATCCATTACATATGATATCAGCCAATTGTTTGACTTCATTGATGACTTGGCAGACCTCAGCTGTCTTGT ttaCCGTGCTGATACTCAGACATACCAACCGTACAATAAAGACTGGATAAAGGAGAAGATCTATGTCCTCCTCCGCAGGCAGGCCCAGCAAGCAAGCAAATAA